The following proteins are encoded in a genomic region of Candidatus Poribacteria bacterium:
- a CDS encoding 3'(2'),5'-bisphosphate nucleotidase: protein MSNQKSSLLTAFSRQPKTKLQTAIDAVIKAMRLCERVQAEMVPTDAIQKTDRSPVTVADFGSQALICKAIGDAFPDDPIVAEESAQALKENASLLERVADYVHRFCEEASPSTETVCEWIDRGSGEVGPSFWTLDPIDGTKGFLRRDQYAVALAYIVNGTVQLGVLGCPTLPHRLNDGEAERGCLFVATRGEGTRLYTKTGDFIEHVHVSETIHRFAESVESTHGDSDAHSNIANALGITESPVRMDSQAKYGIVSRGEASLYIRLPNPAYPDYRECIWDHAAGLIVVEEAGGTVTDANGTPLNFLTGKRMQENRGIIATNGTLHQHVLKTLAKL, encoded by the coding sequence ATGTCAAATCAAAAATCTTCTTTGCTGACGGCTTTCAGCCGACAGCCGAAAACTAAATTACAGACCGCCATCGACGCTGTGATAAAAGCCATGCGACTCTGCGAAAGGGTACAAGCCGAGATGGTGCCAACAGATGCAATCCAAAAGACAGATCGGAGTCCTGTGACCGTCGCAGATTTCGGATCGCAAGCACTGATATGTAAGGCGATCGGTGACGCTTTCCCTGACGACCCTATTGTCGCTGAAGAGAGCGCACAAGCACTGAAAGAGAACGCCTCACTTTTGGAGCGCGTCGCAGATTATGTGCACCGATTTTGTGAAGAGGCATCGCCTTCGACAGAAACTGTCTGCGAATGGATCGATCGAGGAAGTGGTGAGGTCGGACCGAGTTTCTGGACGCTCGACCCAATTGACGGCACGAAAGGCTTTCTGCGCCGCGATCAGTACGCAGTCGCCTTGGCTTATATTGTCAATGGCACTGTTCAACTCGGGGTTTTAGGGTGTCCGACTTTACCACACCGATTGAACGATGGAGAGGCAGAACGCGGATGCCTTTTCGTCGCCACCCGTGGTGAAGGCACGCGGCTCTACACAAAAACAGGAGATTTTATAGAGCACGTACACGTATCAGAAACGATACATCGCTTCGCAGAGAGTGTTGAGTCTACACACGGTGACAGCGATGCACACAGCAACATTGCAAATGCTCTCGGAATTACAGAATCACCTGTCCGCATGGACAGCCAAGCGAAGTACGGCATTGTTTCCCGTGGCGAAGCATCGCTCTATATCCGTCTCCCGAATCCAGCATACCCAGATTACCGTGAATGCATTTGGGATCACGCCGCGGGGCTTATTGTAGTCGAAGAAGCAGGTGGCACGGTTACAGATGCGAATGGTACACCTCTCAATTTCTTAACGGGAAAGCGGATGCAAGAAAATCGCGGCATTATCGCAACTAACGGAACACTCCATCAACACGTTTTGAAAACATTAGCGAAGTTGTAA
- a CDS encoding N-acetylmuramoyl-L-alanine amidase: protein MAKEKEPKQTLKNNLRNQKLFLVGAMMTMMTTATNSVVYMKKPQEARTNKYAVVRVTVRAFFLGILAWVVALNGIAQETFVRFIDVDGELIAEVPAQQQEEQIYLPVDAVKEVFDPDMTDQYNYPRKRLTLKTKDKQIRLQIDNPAISIDPDGQTYTLPTPPIIIAQEPMLPITFFTRVLPDLNNLEAIYNPSLQRVQLRPKGTWTPTGTSDFTNWAIIIDPGHGGADNRGCESNTGLLEKDIVLTLAKHIQRISKQQGMQIYLTRQTDVKKTHLERIQVAKRNQGQLFLSLHCNASFSPHEKGIKIYLNNPKGQLRFPSNVQSEPIGQRLKILAQANFLKQSRDFAQALQTELNFLTETPVQITELPLVALSEIYMPAVVLELGYLSNIEDLEKLSNAEYITSVAQATARAFQRYISSTNPSVRAKVTEQ from the coding sequence ATGGCGAAGGAGAAGGAGCCGAAGCAGACGCTGAAGAACAACCTACGGAACCAGAAATTATTTCTCGTAGGCGCGATGATGACGATGATGACGACGGCGACGAATAGCGTTGTCTACATGAAAAAGCCACAGGAAGCGCGCACCAACAAGTACGCTGTCGTACGTGTTACGGTTCGCGCGTTTTTCTTAGGCATCCTTGCATGGGTTGTCGCACTCAACGGCATCGCACAAGAGACTTTTGTCCGCTTTATTGACGTTGATGGAGAACTCATTGCGGAAGTCCCAGCACAACAGCAAGAAGAACAGATTTACCTCCCTGTCGATGCTGTGAAAGAGGTTTTCGATCCTGATATGACGGATCAATACAACTATCCGCGAAAACGGCTTACCCTGAAAACGAAAGACAAGCAAATCCGCTTACAAATCGACAACCCCGCTATCAGCATAGATCCCGACGGACAGACATACACTCTTCCTACCCCTCCAATAATTATCGCTCAAGAGCCGATGTTACCTATCACTTTCTTCACGCGAGTCCTGCCAGACCTTAATAACCTTGAAGCCATCTACAATCCAAGTTTGCAAAGGGTGCAGCTTAGGCCTAAGGGTACGTGGACACCCACAGGGACGAGCGATTTCACGAATTGGGCAATCATCATTGATCCTGGGCATGGTGGTGCAGACAATCGCGGATGCGAAAGTAATACGGGTCTCCTTGAAAAAGATATTGTACTCACACTCGCAAAACATATCCAACGGATTAGCAAACAGCAGGGCATGCAGATTTATCTCACACGCCAAACAGATGTGAAAAAGACACACCTTGAACGCATTCAGGTTGCAAAACGGAACCAAGGGCAACTCTTCCTCAGTCTACACTGCAACGCCTCTTTTTCACCACATGAAAAAGGTATCAAGATTTACCTCAACAATCCGAAGGGACAACTTCGATTCCCAAGTAATGTCCAATCAGAACCTATAGGACAAAGGTTAAAAATCCTTGCCCAAGCCAATTTTTTAAAGCAGAGCCGAGACTTCGCACAGGCACTGCAAACGGAACTGAATTTCCTTACAGAAACACCAGTTCAGATCACTGAACTACCACTCGTAGCGTTATCCGAAATCTATATGCCGGCTGTTGTTTTAGAACTCGGCTATCTCTCTAATATAGAAGATTTAGAGAAGCTTTCTAATGCTGAGTATATCACAAGCGTCGCCCAAGCAACTGCCCGCGCTTTCCAGCGATACATTTCTTCTACTAACCCATCTGTCCGCGCAAAAGTAACAGAACAGTAA
- a CDS encoding zinc-binding dehydrogenase, producing the protein MKAGQIVAPRQIEIIDIERPNLADHPDGTVMIKTLHSAICGTDMPSFVLEHPAESYPLGPGLSIHEAIGVVTESTSDKFKAGDEVLALPRHVGGLSEYFLSDENATLLLTDFPRKDCILMSQPLGTVVWACRKLPNLLNLDTVVVGQGPMGLLFTHILSNLGARTVITTDLVDFRLSVSKKMRATHTINVAEEDPVAVVEEITEGRMADLVVEVVGHQTETINQGLELLKREGTLLAFGVPDDQVYDFHFADFFRKNIKFIGSVGPDVPNDFPLAMDMIAQGRIDVSPIITHHLPFTEAQLGFEMALNKKDEAIKIVFDYE; encoded by the coding sequence ATGAAAGCTGGGCAAATTGTTGCACCCCGTCAGATCGAAATTATTGACATAGAACGACCGAATCTCGCCGATCATCCGGACGGAACAGTGATGATAAAAACGCTCCACAGTGCCATCTGTGGAACCGATATGCCGTCGTTTGTCCTTGAACATCCAGCGGAAAGTTATCCACTCGGACCGGGACTTTCGATCCACGAGGCAATCGGCGTTGTTACGGAAAGCACATCGGACAAATTCAAAGCAGGAGACGAAGTTCTCGCCCTGCCACGCCACGTCGGTGGACTTTCAGAATACTTTCTATCGGACGAAAACGCCACGTTGCTGTTGACGGATTTCCCAAGAAAAGACTGCATCCTGATGTCCCAACCGCTTGGAACCGTCGTTTGGGCGTGTCGGAAGCTGCCGAACCTACTTAATCTTGATACTGTTGTTGTCGGACAGGGACCGATGGGACTCCTTTTTACGCATATATTGAGCAACCTTGGCGCGCGGACGGTGATTACGACTGATCTGGTCGATTTCCGACTCTCAGTTTCCAAGAAGATGCGTGCCACACACACGATTAACGTTGCTGAGGAAGATCCTGTCGCTGTCGTCGAGGAAATTACAGAGGGCAGAATGGCGGATCTGGTTGTCGAAGTCGTCGGTCACCAAACAGAGACTATCAATCAGGGTCTTGAACTACTAAAACGTGAAGGAACACTCCTCGCCTTTGGCGTACCGGACGACCAGGTTTACGATTTCCACTTCGCAGATTTTTTCCGTAAAAATATTAAATTCATCGGCTCGGTTGGACCGGATGTACCCAACGATTTCCCACTGGCGATGGATATGATTGCCCAAGGACGTATTGACGTGTCCCCGATTATTACACATCATCTTCCTTTTACAGAGGCACAACTCGGATTTGAAATGGCATTGAACAAGAAAGACGAGGCGATTAAGATAGTCTTTGACTATGAGTGA
- the ispE gene encoding 4-(cytidine 5'-diphospho)-2-C-methyl-D-erythritol kinase, translating to MQKIRVRAHAKINLYLDVVGKREDGYHNLETIFHSIGLHDDVIISKKQTKDITIHCEHPRVPCDSRNLAYRAAQLISDAVGGIGGIAIDIHKRIPVAAGLAGGSADAAAVLHGVNEFFGLGFTQETLMRFGAQLGADVPFCLSGGAALGLGIGDQLTRLPPLSDVPLFLLNPGIEISTAAVFKKLNFSLTTYKKESIIIKTYIKKGDVVGIGKNLYNLLEVPVFSEYPEIAALKTELSMQSGCYGALMSGSGATLFAVMQDSDAADRSESYFKNKVSFCTTAVTSPVGVSVY from the coding sequence GTGCAAAAGATACGGGTTCGTGCCCACGCGAAAATCAACCTTTATCTGGATGTCGTAGGCAAACGTGAGGACGGCTATCACAATCTCGAAACGATCTTCCATTCAATTGGATTGCACGACGATGTCATCATCTCTAAAAAACAAACGAAGGACATAACAATCCACTGTGAACACCCAAGGGTTCCGTGTGATTCGCGGAATCTGGCGTATCGGGCGGCGCAGCTTATCAGTGATGCGGTAGGTGGTATCGGTGGAATTGCGATTGACATCCATAAGAGGATCCCTGTTGCAGCCGGACTGGCAGGTGGAAGCGCGGATGCAGCGGCTGTTCTTCACGGCGTGAATGAATTTTTTGGTCTGGGTTTCACGCAAGAAACCCTGATGCGTTTTGGGGCACAGTTGGGAGCGGACGTTCCGTTTTGCTTGTCCGGTGGTGCAGCATTAGGACTTGGCATTGGCGACCAGTTAACCCGTCTTCCACCCCTCTCCGATGTACCGCTCTTCCTGCTAAACCCCGGCATTGAAATTTCGACAGCAGCCGTTTTTAAGAAATTGAACTTTTCCTTGACAACATATAAAAAAGAAAGTATAATTATAAAAACGTATATAAAGAAGGGTGATGTCGTCGGCATCGGGAAAAATCTTTACAACCTGCTTGAGGTGCCAGTTTTTTCCGAATATCCTGAAATCGCCGCGCTAAAAACGGAGTTGTCTATGCAGTCAGGATGTTACGGCGCGCTGATGTCGGGGAGCGGTGCTACGTTGTTCGCGGTGATGCAAGATAGCGACGCAGCAGATAGGAGCGAATCATACTTCAAAAACAAAGTTAGTTTTTGCACAACGGCGGTAACCAGTCCTGTCGGTGTATCTGTATATTGA
- the pth gene encoding aminoacyl-tRNA hydrolase, translating to MDKKVKLIVGLGNPGLRYEHTKHNLGFRVVDVLYEEFCQRDSQPRPTHTSICNSLVIQTTWHDTPIILAKPMTYMNNSGAAVAALVRRFEISLPELCIVYDDVHLDVGVLRMRQKGSDGGQKGMKSIIHHLGTTEFPRLRIGIGEPVGDLTDYVLTEFSEDEEIEIAHTIDNVVDAIETFVKDDILTAMNQFNRR from the coding sequence ATGGATAAGAAAGTAAAACTCATTGTTGGACTCGGTAATCCAGGGCTGCGCTATGAACACACCAAACATAACCTCGGTTTTCGCGTGGTTGACGTGCTCTACGAAGAATTTTGTCAGCGAGACTCCCAACCGCGTCCCACGCACACATCAATTTGCAATTCACTCGTTATCCAGACGACCTGGCACGACACACCTATTATTCTCGCCAAACCGATGACATACATGAACAACAGCGGTGCTGCTGTCGCCGCACTCGTTAGACGATTTGAGATTTCACTCCCAGAACTCTGTATTGTTTACGACGATGTTCACTTAGATGTCGGGGTGCTTCGGATGCGGCAGAAGGGAAGCGACGGGGGTCAGAAAGGAATGAAATCCATCATTCACCACTTAGGCACCACAGAATTTCCACGCCTACGCATCGGTATTGGCGAACCTGTCGGTGATTTAACCGATTATGTCCTCACCGAATTTTCTGAGGACGAAGAAATCGAGATAGCACACACTATTGATAACGTTGTTGATGCCATTGAAACTTTCGTCAAAGATGATATTCTTACAGCAATGAATCAATTCAACAGACGCTGA
- a CDS encoding GerMN domain-containing protein, which translates to MKHNNSAGFSRLLVIWGTTLVVVAIGLAVTLFLIERSKQSVIPTAPPPLPTAANPSDTPPPPQEINLFLLDPTSLTLVPVKIERRLHRTELTKRLSQVVTALIQETPPNFRNTIPRGTLLNESYIDTQQTAYLDFSSHLSEGHIGGTTAELLTITAILKTVFDAFPDDIKQVQILIDGEEVKTLAGHLNLSQPLHLLQ; encoded by the coding sequence GTGAAACATAACAATAGTGCAGGGTTCTCAAGACTCTTAGTGATATGGGGAACAACCTTGGTGGTTGTCGCAATTGGTCTCGCTGTAACGCTATTTCTGATTGAGCGATCAAAACAATCAGTGATCCCAACTGCGCCACCACCGCTGCCTACTGCCGCCAACCCGTCAGATACACCACCCCCACCACAAGAGATCAATCTATTTCTTCTTGACCCGACTTCATTGACGCTTGTTCCGGTTAAAATTGAACGGCGCCTTCATAGAACAGAACTTACTAAACGCTTGAGTCAGGTCGTCACTGCACTTATCCAAGAAACACCGCCTAACTTTAGAAACACAATTCCGCGTGGAACACTCCTGAACGAATCCTACATCGATACGCAACAAACTGCTTACTTAGATTTTTCAAGCCATCTCTCGGAGGGGCATATTGGTGGTACAACGGCGGAACTCTTGACGATTACAGCAATCCTCAAAACCGTCTTTGACGCATTTCCTGATGACATTAAACAGGTTCAGATTTTAATTGACGGCGAGGAAGTAAAAACGCTCGCGGGGCATCTTAACCTTTCACAACCGCTACATTTGCTGCAATAG
- a CDS encoding 50S ribosomal protein L25 — MLQAKLEVQQRNTFGKQSARDLRKEGGVPAVLYGRAQDTVPIQIDARTFRQFLRTYGENVIINMEIGNGNTETVIIKEIQRHPVKKHTLMHADFIRISLDEPVTSAVPVVLEGTPQGIQEGGVLEFPLRQITLHCLPTRMPTDISIDVGELDIGDSIHVSDLSLDEDIEILDDLERTIATVSQPRVQLEEEITEAEDGEGEGAEADAEEQPTEPEIISRRRDDDDDDDGDE; from the coding sequence ATGCTACAAGCAAAATTAGAGGTTCAACAGCGCAATACTTTCGGGAAGCAGAGCGCGCGTGATCTTCGGAAAGAAGGTGGGGTTCCCGCAGTGCTTTACGGTCGCGCACAAGACACCGTGCCAATTCAAATTGACGCTCGAACCTTCAGACAATTCCTACGAACGTACGGTGAAAACGTTATCATTAACATGGAAATTGGCAACGGCAACACCGAAACTGTTATTATCAAAGAAATTCAACGTCATCCGGTGAAAAAGCATACACTAATGCATGCAGATTTCATTCGAATTTCTTTAGACGAACCCGTAACATCAGCCGTGCCAGTGGTTCTGGAAGGCACCCCACAGGGCATTCAGGAGGGCGGTGTTCTTGAATTCCCGCTCCGCCAGATAACACTTCACTGCCTGCCAACGCGAATGCCGACTGACATCTCTATTGACGTGGGTGAATTGGACATCGGTGACTCTATCCATGTGAGTGATCTAAGCTTGGATGAGGACATTGAGATTTTAGACGATTTGGAACGGACCATCGCGACGGTGAGCCAACCGCGCGTCCAACTTGAAGAAGAAATAACAGAGGCTGAAGATGGCGAAGGAGAAGGAGCCGAAGCAGACGCTGAAGAACAACCTACGGAACCAGAAATTATTTCTCGTAGGCGCGATGATGACGATGATGACGACGGCGACGAATAG
- a CDS encoding GIY-YIG nuclease family protein — translation MKVVFRGNETADVSEIQSVLVITAAKRIEVHLKRKTGKTEEKVRALPLLKADFEKPKPWAEEVAKDLERFSEAPEAPINQVIASAAWSRGFLQVELDVNSDISAHGLARLCWCWRVSNTPKAEDLEFRTGLSTDEIEEVTGRDIYKQHVKDLMFKGRDAKDYKKWATKGKYSGNNLVWFGTRMRLPEDTAAELINAVAEKYGINLSDLKGSLTPRRKNMIPNADLKPEKTIGSGNSSVYLYYYPQYRESAESKGEKVWECKIGRTIHSEADGRIRDQATGLPEVPKIGLHIKTGKEKKIERIIHDVLKLRGKHIEEAPGTEWFLTSPSEVEEIYNFIGENSHESASDG, via the coding sequence ATGAAAGTTGTATTTCGAGGAAACGAGACTGCCGACGTATCAGAAATACAATCGGTATTAGTGATCACTGCAGCTAAAAGGATTGAAGTGCATCTTAAGCGTAAGACAGGAAAGACAGAAGAGAAGGTTCGTGCCCTTCCGCTTCTCAAGGCTGACTTTGAAAAACCAAAACCCTGGGCTGAAGAAGTTGCTAAAGACCTGGAGAGGTTTTCCGAAGCACCCGAGGCACCAATAAACCAAGTAATCGCCTCGGCTGCCTGGTCAAGAGGTTTTTTGCAAGTTGAACTTGACGTTAACAGTGATATTTCTGCTCATGGACTTGCACGCTTGTGCTGGTGCTGGAGGGTGAGTAACACCCCAAAAGCTGAAGATTTGGAATTTAGAACTGGACTTAGTACTGATGAGATTGAAGAGGTCACCGGTAGGGATATCTATAAACAGCATGTCAAGGATCTAATGTTTAAGGGACGAGATGCCAAAGATTACAAGAAGTGGGCAACAAAGGGAAAGTATTCTGGGAATAATCTCGTATGGTTCGGCACTCGTATGCGATTACCTGAAGACACTGCCGCTGAACTAATCAACGCTGTCGCTGAGAAGTATGGCATAAATTTAAGCGATCTGAAAGGCAGTTTGACACCCCGTCGTAAAAATATGATCCCGAATGCTGATTTAAAGCCTGAAAAGACTATCGGCTCCGGTAACAGTTCGGTCTACCTTTACTATTACCCACAGTATAGAGAGAGTGCAGAATCCAAAGGTGAAAAGGTTTGGGAGTGCAAGATTGGTAGGACTATACACAGCGAAGCAGATGGAAGAATTAGAGATCAAGCCACAGGACTTCCAGAAGTCCCCAAGATCGGTCTCCATATTAAAACTGGTAAGGAGAAGAAGATAGAACGAATCATACACGATGTTCTGAAGTTACGCGGGAAACACATAGAGGAAGCCCCCGGCACGGAATGGTTTCTGACTTCTCCGAGTGAAGTCGAAGAAATTTATAACTTCATTGGAGAAAATTCTCATGAGAGTGCTTCGGATGGGTAA